A window of the Acidiferrobacteraceae bacterium genome harbors these coding sequences:
- the nrfD gene encoding polysulfide reductase NrfD has product MKKVIHYRTIEGKSIPYVALMGFLGLFIAAGLGSAYYMEHNGHWVTGMSNLVVWGTPHVFAVFLIVAASGALNVASIASVFHRAPYKPLSRLSGLLAIALLVGGLTILVLDLGRPDRLIVAMTKYNFKSIFAWNIYLYTGFMVIVAVYLWFMMEHKMNRYYPAAGFLAFVWRLALTTGTGSIFGFLVARKAYDSAIMAPMFIIMSFSFGLAIYLLVLMAAMGWTGRPLGDRIVFRLKNLLGVFVAAVLYFALAYHLTNLYITAQHGIERFILLDGGVYTRLFWVGQVLIGGFIPLLLFYTPGLSRSRAAAALGAVLVILGGLAQVYVIIIGGQAYPQILFPGMIVHSSFFDGVVAHYTPSLPEVLLGLGGVCLALAATAFAIKVLPFLPESLADDLVDPHHTAAAETKAEGEPAAA; this is encoded by the coding sequence ATGAAGAAAGTGATCCACTACCGCACGATCGAAGGCAAGAGCATTCCCTACGTCGCCCTGATGGGCTTCCTCGGGCTCTTCATTGCCGCCGGACTCGGTTCCGCCTACTACATGGAACACAACGGACACTGGGTCACCGGAATGTCGAACCTTGTCGTCTGGGGAACGCCGCACGTGTTCGCGGTATTCCTGATCGTTGCTGCGTCCGGAGCGCTTAACGTCGCCTCCATCGCGTCCGTATTCCACCGCGCACCCTACAAGCCACTGTCGCGCCTTTCCGGACTGTTGGCCATCGCGCTACTGGTGGGCGGTCTTACGATCCTGGTTCTTGACCTCGGCCGCCCGGACCGGCTCATCGTCGCCATGACGAAGTACAACTTCAAGTCGATTTTTGCCTGGAACATCTATCTCTACACCGGGTTCATGGTCATTGTCGCGGTCTACCTCTGGTTCATGATGGAACACAAGATGAACCGCTACTACCCCGCGGCAGGCTTTCTGGCATTCGTCTGGCGTCTCGCGCTGACCACCGGTACCGGTTCGATCTTCGGCTTCCTGGTGGCGCGCAAGGCCTACGACTCGGCCATCATGGCGCCGATGTTCATCATCATGTCCTTCTCGTTTGGTCTGGCGATCTACCTGCTGGTCCTGATGGCGGCGATGGGCTGGACCGGCCGCCCGCTTGGCGACCGGATTGTCTTCCGGCTGAAGAATCTGCTCGGCGTGTTTGTAGCGGCCGTACTCTACTTCGCCCTCGCCTATCACCTCACGAATCTCTATATCACCGCCCAACACGGGATCGAGCGCTTTATCCTGCTCGATGGCGGCGTCTATACGCGCCTGTTCTGGGTCGGGCAGGTATTGATCGGTGGCTTCATTCCGCTGCTACTGTTCTACACACCGGGTCTGTCACGCTCGCGAGCGGCGGCGGCCCTGGGTGCTGTACTGGTGATTCTCGGTGGCCTGGCACAGGTTTACGTCATCATCATTGGCGGTCAGGCCTATCCCCAGATTCTGTTCCCGGGGATGATCGTCCATAGCAGCTTCTTCGATGGTGTAGTCGCCCACTACACGCCCAGCCTCCCTGAAGTCCTGTTGGGACTGGGTGGCGTGTGCCTGGCCCTGGCGGCGACGGCGTTTGCCATCAAGGTGCTTCCGTTCCTCCCAGAGTCCCTGGCGGATGACCTGGTGGACCCCCACCATACCGCCGCCGCTGAAACCAAGGCCGAAGGGGAGCCTGCGGCGGCCTGA
- a CDS encoding 4Fe-4S dicluster domain-containing protein: MSITRRKFLGMGAAATAGLSLAPGVRLIDMAEARAPDVPASAKNRWGLLIDTTKCAKGCSSCVDACATENGVHSERGSPETHAEWIRKVDVTDPGTGHEFSLPVMCQHCQHPPCVDVCPTGASFKRADGIVLVDKHICIGCRYCMMACPYKARSFEHENVTGQKPYAPRGKGTVESCTLCVQKIDRGDGTTACAEACKKEGHEAILFGDLNDPESEISKRVRTTATRAIREDMNLDTSVRYKGI, encoded by the coding sequence ATGAGTATTACCCGCCGCAAATTCCTCGGCATGGGTGCGGCAGCCACGGCGGGTTTGAGCCTGGCGCCTGGCGTTCGCCTGATCGATATGGCCGAAGCGCGCGCGCCGGACGTACCCGCCTCTGCCAAGAATCGCTGGGGGCTACTCATCGACACGACCAAATGTGCGAAGGGATGCAGCTCCTGCGTCGATGCCTGCGCCACCGAAAACGGCGTGCATAGCGAACGGGGAAGCCCCGAGACCCACGCCGAATGGATCCGCAAAGTCGACGTCACGGACCCTGGCACCGGCCACGAGTTTTCGCTTCCGGTCATGTGCCAGCACTGCCAGCACCCCCCGTGCGTCGATGTATGCCCCACGGGCGCCTCGTTCAAACGTGCTGACGGCATCGTCCTGGTGGACAAACACATTTGCATCGGCTGTCGTTATTGCATGATGGCCTGTCCATACAAGGCACGTTCTTTCGAGCACGAGAACGTCACCGGGCAGAAGCCGTACGCACCACGAGGCAAGGGAACGGTCGAGTCATGCACGCTGTGTGTGCAGAAGATCGATCGCGGCGACGGGACGACCGCCTGCGCAGAAGCCTGCAAGAAGGAAGGCCATGAGGCGATCCTTTTCGGCGATCTGAACGACCCGGAGAGTGAAATCTCGAAACGCGTGCGGACCACGGCCACGCGCGCCATCCGCGAAGACATGAACCTCGATACCAGCGTCCGCTACAAGGGAATCTGA